One window of Heptranchias perlo isolate sHepPer1 chromosome 15, sHepPer1.hap1, whole genome shotgun sequence genomic DNA carries:
- the si:dkey-171c9.3 gene encoding A-kinase anchor protein 11, with the protein MSDPTNWLHSTKKLCQVVIERSEQRMPMHLKEEVTTTYPELHELMESIQLHHLKEDDVILIKGLEHHSEVIADGSQNLTEGVMCLSPSASYNSGSIFYSLRKYALGFQHAIHAITKNVPDVNSQSTGRSQHVPATDISPPDANTPQKINMPAPDVSTYLHDTPFPGDDNPPLSATDTPISERSCQQKLVAQRLSNPVHPAAEGIQLTDMTTDIVVGTPSNLPSPSGSQSLEVLSHYAEWMSNEILSTVIENSAPLGIKTTILHMKQPEAGTPSEGHFASEMFFHDIAPHSHLNQTLADIGESLKPSQDDLRTSRVIGAERNLEVSKGGREEASHCGREASSNIHNSFQEVGIRIEETFADHISQLIIANSTGEAVATMLPVVENYALRLTQEIISDGTREARLGRMVTRNKLQQFEEESKNLHLANIGPHKSKSSDLSDISTMLLSQSDILSHELNHFTRTTVTSTVRSLFDGEQVESLTKVSQQYLDGSSPDRERHLSTSDKERSDDQDYEKLMFHKLGLTKKGSLDYPDAPPPTPLRPQLGSSQRSFTRKLKGGLAKEFLPSPPPPTPKETINFCLSEEDRDTEEKAEFMRKLIRSLSQEFSGKDTAGISEVPEEERTQSLEQELPASTSEPTGSSCTDEQKVQDYFSHLVSGIVFSSAQVICGIIGESIDPKAPRGQKCDGVKFSNEYQTSEELNSLSSDTGIPETERIPNEHNEDKHRASFPVKMERLLWDYADRLAQEIIKEVIHFLNQIELLEHGEHEMQRKNEISSAENENKDCRHLHYIKQVNSISEEWVKRLVQSALHIFKTQYQLQQASCTSTVSLPQDYSESVHALEQLQETDPAARSIDELPLFIGDKTEQQLIKESLETMKSEASSQAVVLCSGSVFTEEEQNPVTQGSGCGIGIRTIASPHEGTNDINDSYLSSFNNPYPKKQSPVEEKTEELTGENLSCFVQAGTKMSLFEQKRERFGQHEGEDAFPALNSEPIINDEEKTSTLELSKVILKDPDHKPANKAYAESLAEAILKSSLADACRHCSAGPVLKEVPTHSPKTDELYRKPLSISNSSRPESPEPQQKIQAEESFKASGVGVPIILNTKSQRLNVVEYRDVTSTKQAQEGLNQPTDTLQWKAEEQESCEEIQHSTSLAPGVIELLLVNFNSKSAADDVQMQAMLQWVAASQLNVSKIHLRNSSEDFIWFPTLLTLAEEEEWTVGGLLHAVLTFYERNQTGASPTLFDWLLEHLDSIQTRSIPHRTSS; encoded by the exons GAAGTGACTACCACTTACCCAGAACTCCATGAGCTGATGGAATCCATCCAACTGCATCACCTAAAAGAAGATGATGTCATTTTAATCAAAGGGTTAGAGCACCATTCTGAGGTGATAGCAGATGGGTCACAG AATTTAACAGAAGGAGTAATGTGCCTGTCACCCTCTGCCAGCTACAACAGTGGTTCTATATTCTACAGCCTCAGAAAATATGCTTTGGGATTCCAGCATGCAATCCATGCAATTACCAAAAATGTTCCTGATGTCAACAGTCAAAGCACAGGGAGATCTCAGCACGTTCCCGCTACTGATATTTCCCCTCCTGATGCCAATACTCCTCAAAAAATAAACATGCCTGCTCCTGATGTTAGTACTTACCTTCATGATACTCCCTTTCCTGGTGATGATAATCCACCTCTTTCCGCTACTGATACTCCAATATCAGAGCGGTCGTGTCAGCAGAAGTTAGTTGCTCAAAGGCTTTCTAATCCTGTACACCCTGCAGCAGAGGGCATTCAGCTGACAGATATGACAACAGACATAGTTGTGGGAACTCCATCCAATCTTCCATCCCCCAGTGGATCACAATCCTTGGAAGTACTTTCCCATTATGCAGAGTGGATGTCGAATGAGATACTTAGTACAGTGATTGAGAACAGTGCTCCTCTGGGGATCAAAACCACAATTTTGCACATGAAACAGCCAGAGGCCGGGACACCCAGTGAAGGCCATTTTGCGTCAGAGATGTTTTTTCATGATATCGCCCCCCACTCCCATTTAAATCAAACATTAGCAGATATTGGAGAGTCTCTCAAACCATCACAAGATGATTTAAGGACAAGCAGAGTGATAGGAGCTGAGAGGAACCTCGAAGTATCAAAAGGTGGGAGGGAAGAGGCTTCTCACTGCGGCAGAGAGGCTTCCAGTAATATTCACAACTCTTTTCAGGAGGTTGGGATTCGAATAGAAGAGACCTTTGCTGACCATATTTCACAGTTGATAATTGCCAACTCCACAGGAGAAGCAGTAGCTACAATGCTTCCTGTTGTGGAGAATTACGCACTGAGATTGACCCAGGAAATAATTTCTGACGGCACCAGGGAAGCAAGATTAGGCAGGATGGTGACAAGAAACAAACTGCAgcaatttgaagaagaaagtaagAACTTACACCTTGCTAATATTGGGCCACATAAAAGTAAATCCTCAGACCTTTCAGATATCTCAACAATGCTGTTGTCACAATCCGACATCCTTTCACATGAACTTAATCATTTTACAAGAACTACAGTGACTTCTACAGTAAGATCATTGTTTGATGGTGAACAAGTTGAAAGTTTAACCAAAGTATCGCAACAGTATTTGGATGGTTCTTCCCCAGACAGGGAAAGGCATTTATCAACATCAGACAAAGAGAGATCTGACGATCAGGACTATGAGAAACTCATGTTTCATAAACTAGGGCTCACCAAGAAGGGGTCACTGGACTATCCTGATGCACCACCACCTACACCACTGAGGCCACAGCTAGGTAGCAGTCAGAGGAGTTTTACTAGAAAACTCAAAGGAGGTTTGGCAAAAGAATTccttccttcaccccctccaccaaCCCCAAAGGAAACCATCAATTTTTGCTTGTCTGAGGAGGATCGAGACACTGAGGAAAAGGCTGAGTTTATGAGAAAGCTAATCCGATCATTGTCTCAAGAGTTTAGTGGAAAAGACACTGCAGGGATTTCTGAGGTGCCTGAGGAGGAGAGGACACAAAGCTTGGAGCAGGAGCTTCCGGCTTCAACAAGTGAACCGACAGGGAGTTCTTGCACAGATGAACAAAAGGTACAAGATTATTTTAGTCATTTGGTGTCAGGTATTGTCTTTTCATCTGCACAAGTCATTTGTGGAATCATAGGAGAAAGCATTGATCCTAAAGCACCTAGGGGCCAGAAGTGTGATGGTGTTAAGTTTAGCAATGAATACCAGACCTCAGAAGAACTGAACTCACTTTCTTCTGATACAGGTATCCCAGAAACAGAAAGGATTCCAAATGAACACAATGAGGATAAACACAGAGCCAGTTTTCCAGTAAAAATGGAAAGACTGTTATGGGACTATGCTGACAGATTAGCACAGGAAATAATCAAGGAAGTCATCCACTTTCTGAATCAAATTGAACTACTTGAACATGGAGAACATGAAATGCAAAGAAAAAATGAAATATCTTCTGCTGAGAATGAAAATAAAGATTGTAGGCATTTGCATTATATTAAGCAGGTCAATTCCATATCAGAAGAGTGGGTAAAAAGGTTGGTACAGTCTGCCCTCCACATATTTAAAACTCAATATCAATTGCAGCAAGCCAGCTGTACCAGCACTGTGAGCTTACCTCAGGATTACAGCGAGTCTGTGCATGCATTAGAACAGCTGCAGGAGACCGACCCTGCAGCCAGAAGCATTGACGAATTGCCTCTTTTCATTGGGGACAAAACAGAGCAGCAGCTTATCAAAGAATCACTGGAAACAATGAAATCTGAGGCAAGCAGCCAAGCTGTGGTTCTATGTAGTGGTTCTGTGTTTACTGAAGAAGAGCAAAATCCAGTAACTCAAGGCTCAGGATGTGGAATTGGCATAAGAACCATTGCAAGTCCCCATGAAGGAACAAATGATATCAATGACAGCTATTTAAGTTCTTTCAACAATCCATACCCAAAAAAGCAGTCACCGGTAGAAGAGAAGACTGAAGAGCTCACTGGAGAGAATCTGAGTTGCTTTGTTCAAGCAGGAACAAAAATGAGCTTGTTTGAACAAAAGAGGGAAAGGTTTGGTCAGCATGAAGGTGAGGATGCATTTCCAGCCCTTAATTCAGAGCCCATTATTAATGATGAAGAAAAGACTTCCACCTTGGAATTGTCTAAAGTGATATTGAAGGATCCAGACCACAAACCAGCAAATAAAGCATATGCTGAAAGCCTAGCAGAAGCTATATTGAAGTCCTCCTTGGCTGATGCATGTAGGCACTGTAGTGCTGGACCAGTTTTAAAGGAGGTACCAACACATTCTCCAAAAACTGACGAATTGTATAGAAAACCTCTTTCAATCTCCAACAGCTCAAGACCAGAGAGTCCAGAGCCCCAACAGAAGATACAGGCAGAAGAATCTTTCAAGGCCAGTGGAGTGGGTGTTCCCATAATTCTGAATACTAAATCACAAAGACTAAATGTAGTTGAATATAGAGATGTGACATCAACAAAGCAAGCACAAGAGGGTCTGAATCAGCCGACTGATACATTACAGTGGAAGGCTGAAGAACAGGAAAGCTGCGAGGAAATACAGCACTCTACTTCCCTGGCTCCGGGGGTAATAGAACTTTTGCTGGTGAACTTTAACTCTaagtctgctgctgatgatgtacAGATGCAGGCAATGCTGCAGTGGGTAGCAGCTTCTCAGCTTAACGTCTCCAAGATTCACTTAAGGAATTCAAGTGAGGACTTCATATGG ttcCCAACCCTGCTGACACTAGCTGAAGAGGAGGAATGGACAGTGGGAGGCCTTCTTCATGCAGTGCTAACCTTCTATGAAAGAAACCAGACAGGAGCCAGCCCAACACTCTTTGACTGGCTCCTCGAACACCTGGATAGCATTCAGACTCGCAGTATACCGCACAGGACCTCCAGCTGA